The following proteins are encoded in a genomic region of Chloracidobacterium sp.:
- a CDS encoding 3-deoxy-D-manno-octulosonic acid transferase yields the protein MFVLYSLIYTLAFMLMSPRFFYDVIVGGKYAAGFRQRLGFLPEFKHDQRPVVWIHCVSVGEANAARPLIDAFKREFPLHRLIISTITRTGQKHVREIFRHQADTFFYFPFDWRFSVRRSLEHFEPKAVILLETELWPNFIREANHKKACICLANGRMSARSYKRYGYFKKSIKRILGYFDLAAMQSNADAKRVMALGLRASKVRVSGNLKFDHGVTADENALTEEFRTRFGISADAPLILAASTHEPEEKWILDAFKAVWKSQHVKLPRLMLVPRHPERFEAVTELLRTTGFSFVRRSEAASARDKTAEIILLDSIGELRAAYPLAEIVFVGGSLIKHGGQSIFEPAAYGKAIVTGPYTSNFAAAVEEFLSKDALVQLPRVKGEPVDELADVFAALLSDQGRRMMLGSNALTTMNTNRGASERTLEYLAPFLGKPPAQ from the coding sequence ATGTTCGTTCTCTACAGCCTAATTTACACGCTGGCATTCATGCTGATGTCGCCGCGTTTCTTCTACGACGTGATCGTCGGCGGTAAATATGCGGCGGGCTTTAGGCAGAGGCTCGGTTTTCTTCCGGAATTCAAGCACGATCAGCGGCCTGTCGTTTGGATCCACTGCGTATCGGTCGGCGAGGCGAACGCCGCAAGGCCGCTCATTGACGCATTCAAACGCGAATTTCCGCTCCACAGGCTGATCATCTCGACGATAACGAGAACCGGACAAAAACACGTTCGCGAGATATTCAGGCATCAGGCAGATACTTTCTTCTACTTTCCTTTCGATTGGCGCTTCAGCGTTCGGCGTTCCCTCGAACACTTCGAGCCGAAGGCCGTTATCCTTCTTGAAACCGAACTTTGGCCGAACTTTATCCGCGAAGCAAATCATAAGAAAGCGTGTATCTGCCTCGCGAACGGTCGAATGTCCGCACGTTCGTACAAGCGATACGGATATTTCAAGAAGTCCATAAAACGCATTCTCGGATACTTTGACCTTGCCGCCATGCAGTCAAATGCCGATGCAAAACGGGTAATGGCACTCGGCCTGCGTGCAAGCAAGGTGCGTGTGAGCGGCAACCTCAAATTCGACCATGGAGTTACGGCCGATGAGAACGCGCTGACCGAGGAATTCCGCACACGCTTCGGCATATCGGCAGATGCGCCGCTCATTCTCGCCGCCAGCACACACGAACCGGAGGAAAAGTGGATCCTCGACGCATTCAAGGCCGTGTGGAAGTCGCAGCATGTAAAGCTGCCGCGGCTGATGCTCGTGCCGCGCCATCCCGAACGCTTTGAGGCGGTAACTGAGCTTCTGAGAACGACCGGCTTTTCATTTGTCCGCCGCAGTGAGGCCGCTTCTGCACGCGATAAGACCGCTGAGATCATTCTGCTGGACAGCATCGGCGAACTTCGTGCCGCATATCCGCTCGCTGAGATCGTCTTCGTCGGCGGAAGCCTGATCAAGCACGGCGGCCAAAGCATCTTCGAGCCCGCCGCGTACGGCAAGGCGATCGTTACCGGCCCTTACACCTCCAATTTCGCCGCCGCCGTCGAAGAGTTTTTGTCGAAGGACGCACTTGTTCAGCTTCCGAGGGTAAAAGGCGAGCCTGTCGATGAGCTCGCTGATGTGTTCGCAGCGCTCCTAAGCGATCAAGGCCGTCGTATGATGCTCGGTTCCAACGCCCTCACTACAATGAACACGAACCGCGGCGCTTCAGAACGCACACTCGAGTACCTTGCACCTTTCCTCGGCAAGCCTCCGGCGCAATGA
- the efp gene encoding elongation factor P, with translation MAISANDIRKGMVILHEGAPVKVMEFHHHTPGNLRAMVQARLRNLLTGNSFEYRFRSNDTLEKITLEQHKMDYLYSDGSHHHFMNNETYEQVALTEDELGDSAQWLMPGLTIEVEFYNGSPIGVTLPASMELTVVTTEPVLKGATASNSNKPATLENGVTLQVPPFIVEGEKIRVNPAESRYMERVK, from the coding sequence ATGGCTATTTCAGCAAATGACATCAGAAAAGGAATGGTGATCCTCCACGAAGGAGCACCGGTCAAGGTGATGGAGTTTCACCATCACACGCCCGGCAACCTGCGGGCGATGGTACAGGCCCGCCTTCGTAATCTGCTCACGGGCAACTCGTTCGAATACCGCTTCCGTTCAAATGACACACTCGAAAAGATCACACTCGAACAACATAAGATGGATTACCTCTACTCGGACGGTTCACATCATCATTTTATGAACAACGAGACGTACGAGCAGGTGGCGTTGACGGAGGATGAACTTGGCGACTCGGCACAGTGGCTGATGCCCGGCCTGACCATCGAGGTCGAATTCTATAATGGTTCGCCCATTGGCGTAACGCTGCCTGCATCTATGGAACTAACGGTGGTTACGACCGAACCGGTACTCAAAGGTGCGACCGCGTCGAACTCGAATAAACCGGCAACGCTTGAGAACGGTGTTACGCTGCAAGTGCCGCCGTTCATCGTTGAGGGCGAAAAAATACGCGTAAATCCTGCGGAATCCCGCTACATGGAACGCGTGAAGTAA
- a CDS encoding VTT domain-containing protein: MDLLHQIREFLNPAHLINYLLDLMGIYVYFGLFFIVFAETGLAVGFFLPGDSLLVVAGLMARTLPDKLNVILILLAFFAGSVIGDNTGYWTGRWMGKRLFSREDSFIFKPSRVQKAHSFFEKYGVKTVVLARFVPIVRTFAPLVVGASEMPYSRFLPFSILGGAIWISSMVLAGYFLGGVVERALGIKLDEHIEKVVIVVIFLSLLPPIVEFLKHKFGRSGKDVSSAAKVAEDEHGAS, from the coding sequence ATGGATCTTCTGCATCAGATCAGGGAGTTTTTGAACCCGGCACATTTGATCAATTACCTCCTTGATCTCATGGGCATCTACGTCTATTTCGGCCTTTTCTTCATCGTCTTTGCCGAAACCGGGCTTGCCGTCGGCTTTTTCCTTCCGGGCGACAGCCTGCTCGTCGTCGCCGGACTGATGGCACGAACACTGCCCGACAAACTGAATGTGATACTTATCCTGCTGGCGTTCTTTGCCGGATCAGTGATCGGGGACAACACGGGTTATTGGACAGGCCGCTGGATGGGCAAACGACTGTTCAGCCGTGAAGATTCGTTCATATTCAAGCCGAGCAGAGTGCAGAAGGCGCATTCGTTCTTTGAAAAATACGGCGTCAAGACCGTCGTCCTGGCGCGCTTTGTGCCGATCGTGCGGACATTTGCACCGCTCGTCGTGGGTGCATCCGAAATGCCGTATTCGCGTTTTCTGCCGTTCAGCATTTTGGGCGGTGCTATCTGGATATCAAGCATGGTGCTTGCAGGCTACTTCCTCGGCGGCGTGGTCGAACGAGCACTCGGCATCAAGCTCGATGAGCATATCGAAAAGGTCGTTATCGTCGTGATCTTCCTGTCGCTGCTGCCGCCGATCGTCGAGTTTCTCAAGCACAAGTTCGGGCGTTCGGGCAAGGATGTCAGCAGTGCAGCAAAGGTCGCTGAGGATGAACACGGTGCATCATAA
- a CDS encoding protein-L-isoaspartate(D-aspartate) O-methyltransferase, with protein MTAVTPQKNASDGYEMLRHAMIDTLRSKYGIADEKVLGVMGDLGRHLFVPEALRSQAYRDNALPIAGGQTISQPFIVAKMTSLLELTGSEKVLEIGAGTGYQTAILATLARRVFAVERIASLAADAEQRLRSLGFTNVTIKAADGTNGWDAYQPYDAILVAAGGPSVPAPLVAQLKVGGRLVVPVGREQRSQFLIRVTRTANGSVEENFGPCSFVPLIGEHGW; from the coding sequence ATGACCGCAGTAACGCCGCAAAAGAATGCCTCCGACGGCTATGAAATGCTTCGCCACGCAATGATCGATACGCTGCGAAGCAAATACGGCATCGCGGATGAGAAAGTGCTCGGCGTAATGGGCGATCTCGGCCGGCATCTTTTTGTTCCCGAAGCGCTCCGTTCACAGGCATACAGAGATAATGCACTTCCGATCGCCGGCGGCCAGACGATCTCGCAGCCTTTCATCGTTGCCAAAATGACCTCGCTGCTCGAGCTGACCGGCAGCGAAAAGGTGCTTGAGATCGGAGCGGGCACGGGCTATCAAACGGCGATCTTGGCGACGCTTGCCCGCCGCGTATTCGCTGTCGAACGCATCGCATCGCTCGCCGCAGACGCCGAACAGCGGCTCAGATCGCTGGGATTCACGAACGTTACGATCAAAGCCGCTGACGGCACGAACGGTTGGGATGCATATCAGCCGTATGATGCGATACTTGTGGCGGCAGGCGGCCCATCGGTTCCCGCCCCGCTGGTCGCACAGTTGAAGGTCGGCGGCCGGCTTGTCGTGCCGGTCGGACGCGAGCAAAGGTCGCAATTCTTGATACGCGTTACGCGCACCGCCAACGGCAGCGTCGAAGAGAATTTCGGCCCGTGTTCATTTGTTCCGCTCATCGGCGAGCACGGCTGGTAG
- the surE gene encoding 5'/3'-nucleotidase SurE produces the protein MSRPRILITNDDGIHSEGIAALESALSLVGDVYVVAPESEMSGASHSLTLARPLRIRKIDDHHWTVDGTPTDCVTIALNHIFGDGFRPHICCSGINHGANLGDDATYSGTVAGAMEATILGVPGLAFSLVEHRDPDFGESARVAAELTRKVLIEGLPTATLLNINVPKGVPTGIRVTTQGFKTARPVITEHVDPRGKFYYWIGEVREGFRAEGGTDFEAIADGYVSVTPMRSDLTNHRALDALSDWNT, from the coding sequence ATGTCCAGGCCAAGGATCCTTATAACAAATGACGACGGCATCCACTCGGAAGGTATCGCCGCCCTTGAAAGCGCACTGTCGCTCGTCGGCGACGTCTATGTCGTTGCTCCGGAATCCGAGATGAGCGGAGCCTCGCACAGCCTTACGCTCGCCCGCCCGCTGCGAATCCGTAAGATAGACGATCATCATTGGACGGTTGACGGGACGCCGACGGACTGTGTAACGATCGCACTCAACCACATCTTCGGCGACGGTTTTCGGCCGCACATCTGCTGCTCGGGCATCAATCACGGGGCGAATCTCGGCGACGATGCGACATATTCCGGCACCGTGGCAGGTGCGATGGAGGCGACGATCCTCGGCGTGCCGGGCCTCGCATTCAGCCTTGTCGAGCATCGCGACCCGGACTTTGGCGAATCAGCCCGCGTCGCCGCCGAATTGACGCGCAAGGTGCTTATTGAGGGACTTCCGACAGCGACACTGCTCAACATAAACGTGCCGAAAGGCGTCCCGACCGGCATTCGTGTTACGACGCAGGGTTTTAAGACCGCACGGCCTGTCATCACCGAACACGTAGATCCGCGCGGCAAGTTCTATTATTGGATCGGCGAGGTCCGCGAGGGTTTCCGCGCCGAGGGCGGCACCGACTTTGAAGCCATCGCCGATGGCTACGTCTCGGTAACGCCGATGCGCAGCGACCTGACGAACCACCGCGCTCTCGACGCACTTTCCGACTGGAACACATGA
- a CDS encoding 30S ribosomal protein S21 produces the protein MAYISVNANESIESALRRFKRKVISEEIIKDLKKHSHYIPPGQKAKLKSANARKRNRRRFRQQRPANAAPRTTAPAAQ, from the coding sequence ATGGCATATATATCAGTTAACGCAAACGAATCGATCGAGTCGGCACTGCGCCGCTTTAAGCGTAAGGTGATCAGTGAGGAGATCATTAAGGATCTTAAGAAACATTCTCATTACATCCCGCCCGGCCAGAAGGCAAAACTCAAGTCGGCGAACGCACGCAAGCGTAACCGGCGGCGCTTCCGTCAGCAGCGTCCCGCAAATGCGGCACCGCGCACGACCGCACCGGCGGCACAATGA
- a CDS encoding HEAT repeat domain-containing protein, which yields MKNTIRASAFCIALLTCLSAFLWHTSAAKEDPIEKLLMLPAPPRPNPLVKPYRSRDKDFYNPNKPPRDDAPADELIDYWIQQASLAGPLRYTPEPSAKTLARLKKEIEDDPSKLANLVKLFGSEKDGYEFVKSVYDNQGENGSIGEDDRSRIREWLTNNSPYYSDELRAAAEQVSDVNEYVSNQEELLALTRFDFNKARPIIDRLMSGGGTSTRALALWALYRHALDTDSLGDIERYRDELKAMVENKDLPDGMRDLAMDALVHEKDFPGRDDWYYGLMSDETLVKMQRFTGLTTLIRISPDEKYADKMIDLLKSSDRNVRGAAVRNLTEKLDSNNPDILRALLPWLEDKNWAVDNGNVRRTIVQKLSEIEMPEAVPSLIALLDERSPDVPKRPGMNTAANSVVPAAKLPANMAANAVSAANAAVADALAAVNAAVADFAASDEPYPLRNSALDALIKQKDPRAAGPLRRLLGQTEEPYAQRKLVQALFASGGFTTLEQMDAIEAAVTAELAGSNVMALSYTSGYSDNTNTATARIPKGEFIRANLFVALTGEDRVTDELASALVSRIAALDKRDPARAQIYRRMILRWQNAPIDSLLLLDIRTGRADAAGILRSLARAKALRETHGPEVAALSEGVPSAQGLAACLVDDQYGYAAAVENTEPRAREALYACARLIRAELPIAKAAIDLNSPDKRLSIAAERYLISEDSPEAQRLVRAKHPNEAFITGSWNWFFVDGYVGADNELLANLFFVGINEGSVYLESPEPDTYIRTREKQLREEVLKTPDLNGVYWFDDAYIRLYKDRVVFSWDEDESRYRERVLERHEFDEFAAFLADNDVDSMPPYIDCDGPYCLKAELLMLGKNGGRRIWGGGYMNSQFFKGLIERIKRMKAAPADVKYALAREVPGLEVISASDQFYVDTVWKSDSGIIASAIDRSVRTRVADEIRKQVTGSGEDRPADDADVRLAKRDKLKSERRYEGRSWKTVTDKGLGADVAQPAGFDQMPVSGGFSVAGGESSWKARLGGVEYRGSNVGIVKWSNGRSSKLTGGSYTNLVLSGNGRWLLAGRLEDSYISSISRIDTATGKVYPVAMDITYGYLQPDAYIPSLGKILVSTRVGSYEWEIGEPDEDDAAFGREEFDPDAMRLVDPATGAVFPAKGEFRPLVQQTFRPLQAAGRPNEFWAAITDPESGATDVGIYETKFFTFRSVKRLPKIVFSSMAMYVDEPANKIYFAYRGHLLAVPLK from the coding sequence ACCCGATCGAGAAACTGCTGATGCTGCCGGCACCGCCGCGTCCGAATCCGCTTGTGAAGCCGTACCGATCGCGTGATAAAGACTTTTACAACCCGAACAAGCCGCCGAGAGATGATGCTCCCGCTGATGAGCTGATTGACTATTGGATACAGCAGGCTTCCCTTGCAGGCCCCTTGCGATACACGCCGGAGCCGTCGGCTAAAACGCTTGCTCGTCTAAAGAAAGAGATAGAGGACGACCCTTCCAAACTTGCCAACCTTGTAAAGTTGTTCGGCAGTGAAAAGGACGGCTACGAATTCGTAAAGTCCGTTTACGACAACCAAGGCGAGAACGGCTCGATAGGCGAGGACGATCGCAGCCGGATACGCGAATGGCTTACCAACAACAGTCCGTACTATTCCGATGAACTGCGTGCTGCGGCAGAACAGGTATCCGACGTCAATGAATACGTCTCGAATCAAGAAGAACTGCTTGCACTAACACGCTTCGACTTCAACAAGGCTCGGCCGATAATCGACCGCTTGATGTCCGGCGGCGGCACTTCGACAAGGGCCCTTGCACTGTGGGCTCTCTATCGGCACGCCCTCGACACCGATTCGCTCGGCGATATTGAACGCTATCGCGACGAACTCAAAGCCATGGTCGAGAACAAAGATCTGCCCGACGGTATGCGCGATCTTGCAATGGACGCGCTCGTGCATGAGAAGGATTTTCCGGGCCGCGACGACTGGTATTACGGTTTAATGTCAGACGAGACGCTTGTAAAGATGCAGCGCTTTACGGGCCTTACGACGCTTATCCGCATCTCACCTGATGAGAAGTATGCCGATAAGATGATCGATCTGCTAAAAAGCAGCGACCGAAACGTCCGCGGAGCGGCGGTCAGAAACCTTACCGAAAAGCTAGATTCGAATAACCCCGACATCCTTAGGGCACTGCTGCCGTGGCTCGAAGACAAGAATTGGGCGGTCGATAACGGCAATGTCCGACGCACGATCGTACAGAAACTTAGCGAGATCGAGATGCCGGAAGCCGTTCCGAGCCTCATTGCCCTGCTTGACGAACGCAGTCCCGATGTGCCGAAACGTCCGGGTATGAATACTGCGGCCAATTCGGTGGTACCCGCAGCAAAACTGCCGGCCAACATGGCCGCAAATGCGGTTTCTGCTGCTAATGCTGCGGTTGCTGACGCTCTTGCCGCTGTTAATGCAGCAGTAGCGGATTTTGCGGCATCCGATGAACCATATCCTCTTCGCAACTCGGCACTCGACGCCCTGATCAAACAAAAGGATCCGCGTGCCGCAGGGCCTCTCAGACGGCTGCTTGGACAGACGGAAGAGCCTTACGCTCAACGAAAACTTGTACAAGCACTATTCGCCAGCGGCGGCTTTACGACACTTGAGCAGATGGACGCTATTGAGGCTGCCGTTACGGCCGAGCTTGCCGGCAGTAACGTTATGGCTCTCTCCTACACCTCCGGGTATTCGGATAATACTAATACCGCCACAGCCAGGATTCCGAAGGGCGAATTCATACGGGCAAATCTGTTCGTCGCACTAACAGGTGAGGATAGGGTCACTGATGAACTCGCGTCGGCTCTTGTCAGCCGGATCGCCGCCCTTGATAAACGTGATCCCGCGCGGGCGCAGATCTATCGTCGAATGATACTTCGCTGGCAAAATGCTCCGATAGACTCACTTTTGCTGCTTGATATCCGCACCGGACGCGCCGATGCGGCAGGTATTCTTCGATCGCTCGCGCGGGCAAAGGCACTGCGTGAGACCCATGGCCCCGAGGTCGCGGCACTATCTGAAGGAGTTCCTTCTGCTCAAGGGCTGGCCGCGTGTCTTGTGGACGACCAATACGGCTATGCAGCGGCTGTCGAAAATACGGAACCGCGTGCCCGCGAGGCTCTTTATGCCTGTGCGCGGCTCATACGAGCGGAACTTCCGATCGCAAAGGCCGCGATTGATCTGAACTCACCCGACAAACGGCTTTCGATCGCTGCCGAGCGGTATCTGATCAGCGAAGACTCGCCCGAAGCACAACGGCTTGTCCGCGCAAAGCACCCGAATGAGGCGTTCATCACAGGCTCTTGGAATTGGTTTTTTGTTGACGGATACGTCGGCGCCGACAACGAGCTCCTCGCAAACCTCTTTTTTGTCGGCATTAACGAGGGTAGTGTGTACTTGGAATCCCCGGAGCCAGACACCTATATCCGCACGCGCGAAAAGCAGCTTCGGGAAGAAGTGCTGAAGACACCCGACCTTAACGGTGTTTACTGGTTTGACGACGCTTATATTCGGCTTTACAAGGATCGGGTCGTTTTCAGTTGGGATGAAGATGAAAGCCGTTACCGCGAGCGCGTGCTGGAACGGCACGAATTTGACGAATTTGCCGCCTTCCTCGCTGACAACGACGTTGATTCGATGCCGCCGTATATCGACTGCGACGGGCCGTATTGCCTTAAGGCCGAATTGTTGATGCTCGGCAAGAACGGCGGCCGCCGTATATGGGGCGGCGGATATATGAACTCACAGTTCTTTAAGGGGCTGATCGAACGAATTAAGCGAATGAAAGCCGCACCGGCCGATGTAAAATATGCCCTCGCACGCGAGGTGCCGGGCCTTGAGGTCATTTCGGCAAGCGACCAGTTTTATGTTGATACCGTATGGAAGAGCGACAGCGGCATAATTGCTTCCGCGATCGACCGCTCTGTCCGCACGAGAGTTGCCGATGAGATCCGCAAACAAGTTACCGGAAGCGGCGAAGACCGCCCTGCGGATGATGCGGATGTCCGTCTTGCAAAACGCGACAAGCTGAAGAGCGAGCGTCGATACGAGGGCCGGTCATGGAAAACGGTGACGGACAAAGGCCTCGGCGCCGACGTGGCCCAACCGGCGGGTTTTGACCAGATGCCAGTCAGCGGCGGCTTCAGCGTTGCCGGTGGGGAGAGCAGTTGGAAGGCGCGGCTCGGCGGCGTTGAATATCGAGGCTCAAATGTCGGTATCGTTAAATGGTCGAACGGCAGATCGTCAAAATTGACCGGCGGCAGCTACACAAATCTCGTTTTGTCAGGAAACGGACGCTGGCTTCTTGCCGGCCGGCTCGAAGACAGTTACATCAGCTCGATCTCGCGTATCGACACTGCCACCGGCAAGGTGTATCCGGTCGCCATGGACATCACGTACGGATACCTTCAGCCGGATGCTTACATACCGAGTTTAGGCAAGATCCTCGTTTCGACACGTGTCGGTTCTTATGAATGGGAGATCGGCGAGCCGGACGAGGATGATGCGGCCTTCGGACGAGAGGAGTTCGACCCCGATGCAATGAGACTCGTCGATCCCGCGACGGGCGCGGTATTCCCGGCCAAAGGTGAGTTCAGGCCGCTTGTACAACAGACCTTCCGCCCGCTGCAGGCCGCAGGCCGCCCGAATGAATTTTGGGCGGCGATCACCGATCCGGAAAGCGGCGCGACAGACGTCGGCATATACGAAACCAAGTTCTTCACCTTCAGGAGCGTAAAACGCCTGCCGAAGATAGTCTTCAGCAGCATGGCGATGTACGTTGACGAACCGGCGAACAAGATCTATTTTGCGTACCGCGGACATCTGCTCGCAGTGCCTCTGAAATAG